Proteins from one Mugil cephalus isolate CIBA_MC_2020 chromosome 15, CIBA_Mcephalus_1.1, whole genome shotgun sequence genomic window:
- the lim2.1 gene encoding lens intrinsic membrane protein 2.1, translated as MYSFMGGGLFCAGVGNILLIVSTATDYWMQYRQSGNYMHQGLWRYCMPMKCFPHNDSIAHMDATRALMILSLLACFFGIIIGIMAFIHYSSFDRFDKTFAAGVLFFISCFFVFLAMAVYTGVTINYYGKRYGNWRFSWSYIIGWVSVVLTFFSGIFYMCAYRMHECPRNASSH; from the exons ATGTACAGCTTTATGGGTGGAGGGCTGTTCTGTGCAGGCGTGGGGAACATCCTCCTGATTGTTTCCACAGCAACCGATTACTGGATGCAGTATCGGCAGTCCGGCAACTACATGCACCAGGGCCTGTGGCGCTACTGTATGCCGATGAAGTGCTTCCCGCACAACGACAGCATCG CACACATGGATGCGACCCGCGCCCTCATGATCCTTTCTCTTCTGGCCTGCTTCTTTGGCATCATCATCGGCATCATGGCCTTCATCCATTACTCCTCCTTCGACCGGTTTGACAAAACCTTCGCTGCAGGCGTACTGTTCTTCATCTCAT gCTTTTTCGTGTTTCTAGCAATGGCTGTGTACACTGGAGTCACTATTAACTACTATGGGAAACGCTATGGAAACTGGAGGTTCTCCTGGTCATATATCATTGGCTGGGTGTCAGTGGTGCTCACCTTCTTCTCAG GTATATTCTATATGTGTGCCTATCGGATGCATGAATGCCCCAGGAATGCCAGCTCGCATTAG
- the bsx gene encoding brain-specific homeobox protein homolog produces MSMNYASAAPTQRSTSFFIEDILLHKPKPLREVIPSPFCSSLASRMPILEYGYPLMPTPILAPHPHHPLHKPEHHQYFFTSGMQMPALFQHHAELPGKHCRRRKARTVFSDSQLSGLEKRFEIQRYLSTPERVELATALSLSETQVKTWFQNRRMKHKKQLRKAQDERKTPGELERSAENSSESELNDKSAEELKHGLGLEPDSYMLDENDDDVDIEEDICSPDHLL; encoded by the exons ATGAGTATGAACTACGCATCCGCGGCGCCCACACAGAGGTCAACGTCGTTTTTTATAGAGGACATCTTATTGCACAAGCCCAAGCCGCTGAGAGAGGTCATCCCGTCGCCGTTCTGCAGCTCCCTCGCCTCCCGGATGCCCATCCTGGAGTATGGATACCCGCTGATGCCAACGCCGATCCTGGCGCCACATCCGCACCATCCTCTCCACAAGCCAGAGCACCATCAGTATTTCTTCACGTCTG GGATGCAAATGCCGGCCTTGTTCCAGCACCACGCAGAGTTACCGGGCAAGCACTGCAGACGCAGGAAGGCCCGGACGGTTTTCTCCGACTCGCAGCTGTCCGGCCTGGAGAAGCGGTTTGAAATCCAGCGGTACCTGTCCACGCCGGAGAGAGTGGAGCTGGCCACGGCGCTCAGTCTGTCCGAGACACAG GTGAAAACGTGGTTTCAGAACCGGCGGATGAAGCACAAGAAGCAGCTGAGGAAGGCGCAGGACGAGCGGAAGACGCCCGGAGAGCTGGAGCGATCCGCGGAGAACTCCAGCGAGAGCGAACTGAACGACAAGAGCGCGGAGGAGCTGAAACACGGCCTGGGCCTGGAGCCGGACTCATACATGCTGGACGAGAACGACGACGATGTGGATATCGAGGAGGACATTTGTTCCCCGGATCATCTACTATAG